The genomic DNA CGTGCAGCGAGCTGCCGAAGCTGGCGAACATCGGGCGGTAGTGCACCGGTTGCGGCGTGGGGATGGAGCCGTTGATGTCGCCCATCAGGCTTGAAGCAATCGCGCCACCCTTGAGAATCAGGGTCGGCTTGATGCCGAAGAACGCCGGGCGCCACAGCACCAGGTCAGCCCATTTGCCCACTTCGATGGACCCTACGATATGGCTCACACCGTGGGTAATTGCCGGGTTGATGGTGTACTTGGCGATATAGCGCTTGGCGCGGAAGTTGTCGTTGCCGGGGCCATCACCCGGCAGCGGGCCGCGCTGTTTTTTCATTTTGTCTGCGGTCTGCCAGGTGCGCGTGATCACCTCGCCGACGCGGCCCATGGCCTGGCTGTCGGAGCTGATCATCGAGAACGCGCCGAGGTCGTGCAGGATGTCTTCGGCGGCGATGGTTTCGCGGCGGATGCGGCTTTCGGCGAAGGCCACGTCCTCGGCGATGCTCGGGTCGAGGTGGTGGCAGACCATGAGCATGTCCAGGTGTTCGTCGATGGTGTTGCGGGTGAACGGCCGCGTCGGGTTGGTGGAGCTGGGCAGCACATTCGGGAAGCCGCACGCCTTGATGATGTCCGGCGCGTGGCCGCCACCGGCACCTTCGGTGTGATAGGTGTGAATGGTGCGGCCCTTGAGGGCGGCGAGGGTGGCCTCAACGAAGCCGGACTCGTTGAGGGTGTCGCTGTGGATGGCGACCTGCACGTCGTATTCATCGGCGACGCTCAGGCAGTTGTCGATGCTGGCGGGCGTGGTGCCCCAGTCTTCATGCAGCTTCAAACCGATGGCGCCGGCTTTCACCTGCTCGATCAACGGCTCCGGCAAGCTGGCGTTGCCTTTGCCGGTAAAACCGATGTTCATCGGGAATGAGTCGCTGGCCTGGAGCATGCGCGCCATGTGCCATGGACCGGAAGTGCAGGTGGTGGCGTTGGTGCCGGTCGCCGGGCCAGTGCCGCCGCCGATCATGGTGGTGACGCCACTGGTCAGCGCCTCTTCGATCTGCTGCGGGCAGATGAAATGCACATGGGTGTCGATGCCGCCGGCGGTGAGGATCATGCCCTCGCCGGCAATCACTTCGGTGCTGGCGCCGATGGCCATGGTTACCCCGGGCTGCACGTCCGGGTTGCCGGCTTTGCCGATGGCGTGGATGCGTCCGTTTTTAAGGCCCACGTCAGCTTTGACGATGCCCCAGTGGTCGATGATCAACGCGTTGGTGATCAGGGTGTCGACCACTTCATGGGCGAGCAACTGGCTCTGGCCCTGGCCATCGCGAATGACCTTGCCGCCGCCGAATTTCACTTCTTCGCCGTAGATCGTGAAGTCCTGTTCGACTTCGACGAACAGCTCGGTGTCGGCCAGGCGAACCTTGTCACCGACGGTGGGGCCGTACATGTCGGCGTAGGCTTGTTTGGAAATTTTCATCGCACGTTATCCTTGATCGTTCCCACGCTCTGCGTGGAAATGCATCGGGTGACGCTCTGCGTCACGACGTTAAGAGGGGACGCGGAGCGTCCAGGGTGGCATTCCCACGCGGAGCGTGGGAACGATCAGTCGAGGTCGCCCATAATCCGGCCGGCAAACCCAAATACTCGCCTGCCCCCGCTCAAATCCACCAACTCCACCTCCCGACTCTGCCCCGGCTCAAACCGCACCGCCGTGCCCGCCGGAATATTCAGGCGCATGCCCCGGCTCGCCGCGCGGTCAAACGTCAGCGCGTCATTGGTCTCGAAAAAATGATAATGCGAACCCACCTGAATCGGCCGGTCGCCACGGTTGGCCACGCTCAGGGTGACGGTGCGGCGCCCGGCGTTTAGCTCGATGTCGCCAGGCTGGATCTGATATTCACCAGGAATCATGCAGGTTGCCCCAGGGTCTTGAAGTAGATGGCGGTCGGGCTGTAGCGCCCGTCCGGGCTTTGGCAATAGTCGGGCAGCTCACCGATTTTGATGTAGCGCAGCGACTGGTAGAAGGCTTCGGCACCTGAACCCGCTTCGGTGTCCAGGTACAGCAGGCCGCGCTTGTGCTGGCGCGCGGCGAGTTCCAGGGTGTTCATCAATTGCTGGCCAAGGCCGTGACGCCGCGCGCTGCTGTGCACCAGCAGCTTTTGCACCTCGGCACGGTTGCGGCCGTTGGCTTTCTGGCACAGCGCCAATTGCACGCTGGCGATCACTTGCTCGTCACGCACTACCACCCACAACAACAGGCTGGCGTCTTCGACACTGGCTTGCACGCCGCCCAGGTAATCACGCGCCTGGGTTTCATCGAAGTCGGCCATGAAGCCAACCGAAGCACCATGCTTTACCGCGTCCAGCAACAGCTCAATCAAGCCCAGGCGGTAGTGGGCAAAACTTTCAGCATTGACTCGACGCAGTTGCGCGGCGCTCATCGATCTCACTCCTTGGGCGGTTCGGCGCCCGGGTTCAAGGTCAGTTGCATGAAGGTCAGGTCCAGCCAGCGGCCGAATTTAATGCCCACCTGCGGCATCTGCCCGGTGGTGATAAAACCCTGGCGCTCATGCAGGCGAATCGAAGCCAGGTTGCCGCTTTCGATGGCGGCGACCATCACATGCTTGCCGCACCCGCGCGCGCGTTCGATCAGGGCTTCCATCAGGCGCGGGCCGAGGCCCTTGCCGCGCTGGTCGTTACGCACGTACACCGAGTGCTCGACGCTGTAGCGGAACCCTTCGAACGGGCGCCAGTCGCCAAACGAGGCGTAACCGGTGACTTCAGCGTTTTCCACCGACACCAGAATCGGATAGCCCTGGGCATGGCGCGCGCTGAACCAGGCCTGACGGTTGCCCAAATCCACAGGCTGTTCGTTCCAGATTGCCGTGGTGTTCAGCACCGCGTCGTTGTAAATGTCGCGGATCGCCGGCAGGTCGCTTTGGGTTGCATCACGAATCATGGCCGGGCCTCACGCGATCGGCTGGTGAACGGTGACCAGCTTGGTGCCGTCGGGGAAAGTGGCTTCCACCTGGATGTCCGGGATCATTTCCGGAATGCCTTCCATCACCTGCTCACGGCTGAGCAGGGTGGTGCCGAAGTGCATCAGGTCGGCCACGGTGCGGCCATCGCGGGCGCCTTCCATCAGCGCGGCGGAGATGTAGGCGATGGTTTCCGGGTAATTGAGCTTCACACCCCGCGCCAGGCGTCGCTCGGCGACCAGGCCAGCGGTGAAGATCAGCAGTTTGTCTTTTTCCCGTGGGGTCAAATCCATGGTTCAAGGTCTCTCATAGACAGCATTCTTAAAAACAACAGAGATCCAATGTGACAGCCGCTTTGTGTGGGAGCTGGCTTGCCTGCGATGCAGGCGGCTCGGTGTCTCTGGTTGACCGAGGTGATGCCATCGCAGGCAAGCCAGCTCCCACAGGAAGCAGATTCCACTTTTGGATCTTCATGTGCTCCAGATACGGGGTGGAACGGCTTCTCGGCCCAGTACGGCCGGGCGTAAGAGGCGCCATAAATCAATCAGCCATGCCCGAGCATGCAACGCTTCACTGGCCAGGCAGCGGGCCACCAGCAAACCCGGTAATTGGCTCAGGTCGCCGCGCACCGCGTGGGGCAGGGCGCGGCAGTGTTCAAGCAATTCAGGGGCGATGTCAGCCGTCAGCAGCAAGGTGGCGAATACCGGCTGGCCGTCCAGGCCGATCGGCGAGTCGAGCAAACCGTCGGCGCCTACAATGCGCTGGCGCTCGTGCCAGAGCAACTGGCCGTCGCGGCGAATATCCAGATGCGATTGAAAGTGGCCGAGGTCGAAACGCTCGCCGCTGGCCGGGCGACCAAGGGCGACCACGTCCCAGTAGAACAGCCGCGCGTCGCCTTGCAACTCAATGCGCGTGGTCAGCTCGGCCTGGGCGGCGCTGAACACAATGGTTTCCTGGGGCAGCCATTCCAGCGTGGCGCCGGCTTCCACCGTCAGCTCGACGTGCTGATAGGCCGGACCCTTGGCGCGATACCATTTGGCCGCGCCGGGGCTGGTCAACTGGGCCCAGGCGCCCGCGCCGAGGTGGGCGCTGATGTCCAGGCGATCGCCGCCGGCAATGCCGCCCGGCGGGTGCACGATGATGTGCTGGCACACCTCGGGGCCTTCGGCGTACAGGTGTTTTTGCACCCGCAGCGGGCCGAGGTGACGGCGCATCACCGGGCGTGTGGTGTCGCCAAAACGCGCGTAGCCGAGTTCCAGCTCGGCGTGCCAGCTGGGGGTAAACAGGGCAGGAGGAACGGGCAGGGTCATGGTGATTGCTTATGATCGGGACGCCACAGATTAAATCGTAACGAGCCCGCGCACACCCTCACTTTCCATATTTTCACCTCGGCCCTGCTGCACGATTTCCCCGCGGGACATCACCAGGTACTGGTCGGCCAGCTCGGCGGCAAAATCGTAGAACTGTTCCACCAGCAAAATCGCCATATCGCCGCGTGCGGCGAGTTTTTTGATCACCGCACCGATTTCCTTGATCACCGACGGTTGGATCCCTTCGGTGGGCTCATCCAGAATCAACAGGCGCGGGCGGCTGGCCAGGGCACGGCCGATGGCGAGCTGTTGCTGCTGGCCGCCGGACAGGTCGCCGCCGCGCCGATGTTTCATCTGCAGCAGCACCGGGAACAGCTCGTAGATGAACGCGGGCACTTCTTTGGCTTCGGCGCCGGGGAAGCGCGAGAGGCCCATCAGCAGGTTTTCCTCCACGGTCAACCGCCCGAAAATCTCCCGGCCCTGTGGCACGTAAGCAATGCCCGCGTGCACGCGCTGGTGCGGCTTGAACCCGGTGATGGCCTTGCCTTCCCAGTTCACCGCGCCTTCTTTGGCCGGCAGCAAACCCATCAGGCACTTGAGCAGAGTGGTCTTGCCCACGCCGTTACGGCCGAGCAGGCAGGTGACCTCGCCAATCTTCACGTCAAAGCTCAGCCCGCGCAGGATGTGGCTACCGCCGTAGTACTGGTGCAGCTTGTCGACTTGCAGCATGTTCAAATTCTCCTGGATAGATCGTTCCCACGCTCTGCGTGGGAATGCCTCTTGTGACGCTCTGCGTCACGCTTTGGGACGCGGAGCGTCCCGGGCTGCATTCCCACGCGGAGCGTGGGAACGATCATTCAGCGACCGAGGTACACCTCGATCACGCGCTCGTTTTCCTGCACTTGCTCCAGCGACCCTTCGGCCAGCACGCTGCCCTGGTGCAACACGGTCACGTGGTCGGCAATCGAGCCGACAAAGCCCATGTCGTGCTCCACCACCATCAGCGAATGCTTGCCCGCCAGGCGCTTGAACAGCTCGGCGGTGAATTCGGTTTCGGCGTCGGTCATGCCGGCCACCGGCTCGTCCAGCAACAACAGTTGCGGGTCTTGCATCAACAGCATGCCGATTTCCAGAAACTGCTTCTGGCCGTGGGACAGCAAACCGGCCGGGCGTTGCGCCGAGGTGCTCAGGCGAATGGTGTCGAGGACTTCAGCGATGCGGTCTTTCTGCTCGCCGCTCAAGCGTGCGCGCAGGCTGGCCCACACCGATTTGTCGGTTTTCTGCGCCAGCTCCAGGTTTTCAAACACGCTCAAGGCTTCGAACACCGTGGGCTTCTGGAACTTGCGACCGATGCCGGCCTGGGCGATCTGCACTTCGCTCATGCCGGTCAGGTCCAGGGTTTCGCCGAACCAGGCGTTGCCGTGGCTGGGGCGGGTCTTGCCGGTGATCACGTCCATCAACGTGGTCTTGCCTGCGCCGTTGGGGCCAATGATGCAGCGCAGCTCGCCAACGCCAATGTAGAGGTTCAGGTCGTTGAGCGCCTTGAAACCATCGAAGCTGACGCTGATGTCTTCCAGGGTCAGGATGGTGCCGTGGCGCGTGTTCAGGCCCTTGCCGGCCGCCTGACCAATGCCGATGGCGTCGCGGCCGCTGCCCGCGTCGAGAATAGGTTCGAGCATGACGTTCCTCATTTCTTCAGCAGGCCGATGATGCCCTTGGGCAGGTACAGGGTGACGATGATGAACAGCGCCCCGAGGAAGAACAGCCAGTATTCCGGGAAGGCCACGGTGAACCAGCTCTTCATGCCATTGACCACGCCGGCGCCAAGCAGCGGGCCGATCAAGGTGCCGCGCCCGCCCAGGGCCACCCACACGGCGGCTTCAATCGAGTTGGTCGGCGACATTTCGCTGGGGTTGATGATGCCCACCTGCGGCACGTACAACGCGCCTGCCAAACCGCACAGCACTGCGCTCAACACCCACACGAACAGCTTGAAACCGCGCGGGTCGTAGCCGCAGAACATCAGGCGGTTTTCCGCATCGCGAAGGGCCGTCAGTACCCGGCCAAACTTGCTCTGCGCCAGGCGCCAGCCGGTGTACAGGCTGGCGACCAGCAACAGCACGGTGACAAAAAACAGCACGGCCCGGGTGCCCGGCTCCGTAATGCCGAAGCCCAGGATGCTGCGAAAGTTGGTGAAACCGTTATTGCCGCCAAACCCGGTCTCGTTGCGAAAGAACAGCAACATGCCGGCAAAGGTCAGGGCCTGGGTCATGATCGAGAAATACACGCCCTTGATCCGCGAGCGGAAGGCGAAGAAGCCGAACACCAGCGCCAGCAAGCCCGGTGCCAACACCACCAGGCACATGGCCCAGAGGAAGTGGTCGGTGCCTGCCCAGTACCAGGGCAATTCGGTCCACGACAGAAAGGTCATGAACGCCGGCAATTCGTCGCCGGAGGCCTGGCGCATCAGGTACATGCCCATCGCATAGCCGCCCAGGGCAAAGAACAAACCGTGGCCCAGCGACAACATGCCGGCATAGCCCCACACCAGGTCCAGCGCGAGGGCGACAATGGCGTAGCACAGAATCTTGCCCACCAGCGTCAAGGTGTAGGCCGAGACATGCAAGGCGTTGTCCGCCGGCAACAGTGACAGCAGCGGCAGGGCGAGCAGCAGCGCGAGGATCACCGCGCCCACTGCAATTGTCACTTTCGGGCCGGCCTTTTGCGTGGCCGTCAGCATCAATGGTTGGTTCATCAGTCGATCACCCGTCCTTTCAGTGCGAAGAGTCCTTGCGGGCGTTTCTGGATAAACAGAATGATCAGCGCGAGGATCAGGATCTTGCCGAGTACGGCACCGATCTGGGGTTCGAGAATCTTGTTGGCGATGCCCAGCCCGAAGGCCGCCGTCACGCTGCCGGCCAACTGGCCGACACCGCCGAGCACCACCACCAGGAACGAGTCGATGATGTAGCTCTGGCCCAGGTCCGGACCGACGTTGCCGATCTGGCTCAGCGCCACGCCACCCAGACCTGCGATGCCGGAACCCAGGCCAAAGGCGAGCATGTCCACGCGCCCGGTGGGCACGCCGCAGCAGGCGGCCATGTTGCGGTTCTGGGTCACTGCGCGCACGTTGAGGCCCAGGCGGGTTTTGTTCAGCAACAGCCAGGTCAGCACCACCACGCACAGCGCAAAGGCGATGATCACAATGCGGTTGTACGGCAACACCAGATTCGGCAGCACCTGAATGCCGCCGGACAGCCATTCGGGGTTGGACACTTCGACGTTCTGCGCACCGAACACCAGGCGCACCAGCTGGATCAGCATCAGGCTGATGCCCCAGGTGGCGAGCAGGGTTTCCAGCGGGCGGCCGTAGAGGTGGCGAATCACCGTACGCTCCAGCGCCATACCGATGGCTGCCGTGACGAAAAACGCCACGGGCAGCGCGATCAACGGGTAGAACTCGATGGCTGCCGGCACGTAGCGCTGCATCAGCAATTGCACCACGTAGGTGGAGTAAGCGCCGAGCATCAACATCTCGCCGTGGGCCATATTGATCACGCCGAGCAGGCCGAACGTAATGGCCAGGCCAAGGGCCGCCAGCAGCAGGATTGAACCCAGCGACATGCCGCTGAAGGCCTGCCCGAGGATTTCGCCGAACATCAATTTGCGTTTGACTTGGGCCAGGCTGGTTTCGGCGGCAGTGTGCACAGCGGCATCGGTTTCAACGCCGGGGGCCAGCAGTGCTTCAAGGCGCGTGCGGGCCAGCGGGTCTCCGGTGCCGCCGAGCAAACGCACGGCAGCCAGGCGTACCACGGGGTCGGGGTCGACCAGTTGCAAATTGGCCAGCGCCAGACCGAGGGCGGTGTGCACGTCCTCGTTGGTTTCGGCCGCGAGCTGCTGGTCGAGGAATTTCAACTGCGCCGGTTGTGCGCTTTTTTGCAGGGTCACCGCCGCCGCCAGCCGGACTTTGGGGTCGGCGGCGAGCAGTTGCTGGCTGGCTTGCACGTTGTCGATCAAGCCGCGCAACCGGTTGTTCAGGCGCACGGTTTTGCTTTCACCGTTAACCGTGAGCTGGCCTTGTTGCAGGGCGTCCACCAATTCGATGCGCGCCGGATCAGGCTGGGCAGCCCAGTCCTGCAGCAGTTTGGCTTGTTGCATCGGGTTGGCGGCAAGGAAGTCTTCGGCGTCGCTGGCGTGTGCGGCCAAAGGCAGCAACAGCAGGGCCGTGAGGATGAAGCGGTACAGGGCAGTGGGCATAGTTTTGGGCCTTGCTCAAACTAATGTGGGAGCTGGCTTGCCTGCGATGGCGGTGTATCAGCTACACCGGGTCGTCTGCATCGCAGGCAAGCCAGCTCCCACAGGGCTTAGTTGCTCTTGACGGCGTAATCCGGCTTCTTGTCATTGCCCGGAATGTAAGGGCTCCACGGTTGGGCGCGGATCGGTTTTTCGGTCTGCCATACCACCGAGAACTGCCCGTCAGACTGGATCTCGCCGATCATCACCGGCTTGTGCAAGTGGTGGTTGGTCTTGTCCATTTCCAGGGTGAAGCCCGACGGCGCGGCGAAGGTCTGGCCGGCCATGGCTTCGCGCACTTTGTCGACATCGGTGGACTTGGCTTTTTCAACTGCCTGCGCCCACATGTGGATGCCCACGTAGGTGGCTTCCATCGGGTCGTTGGTCACGGCTTTATCCGCACCCGGCAGGTTGTGGGCCTTGGCGTAGGCTTTCCAGTCCGCGACGAATTTCTTGTTCACCGGGTTCTCCACCGACTGGAAGTAGTTCCAGGCGGCGAGGTTGCCCACCAACGGCTTGGTGTCGATGCCGCGCAGTTCTTCTTCACCCACGGAGAACGCCACCACTGGGACGTCGGTGGCTTTCAGGCCCTGGTTGGCCAGCTCTTTGTAGAACGGCACGTTGGAGTCGCCATTCACGGTGGAGATCACCGCAGTTTTGCCGCCGGCCGAGAATTTTTTGATGTTGGCCACGATGGTCTGGTAATCGCTGTGGCCGAACGGGGTGTAGACCTCTTCGATGTCTTTGTCCGCCACACCTTTGGCGTGCAGGAACGAACGCAGAATCTTGTTGGTGGTGCGCGGGTACACGTAGTCGGTGCCCAGCAGGAAGAAGCGCTTGGCGCCGCCGCCTTCTTCGCTCATCAGGTATTCCACCGCAGGGATGGCTTGCTGGTTCGGCGCGGCGCCGGTGTAGAACACGTTTGGCGACATTTCTTCACCTTCGTACTGCACCGGGTAGAACAGCAGGCCGTTGAGTTCTTCGAACACCGGCAGCACGGATTTGCGCGACACCGAGGTCCAGCAACCGAACACCACGGCGACCTTGTCCTGGGTCAGCAACTGGCGGCCTTTTTCAGCGAACAGCGGCCAGTTGGACGCGGGGTCGACGACCACCGGTTCGAGCATCTTGCCGTTCACCCCGCCCTTGGCGTTGATCTCGTCGATGGTCATCAGCGCCATGTCTTTAAGCGACGTTTCGGAGATGGCCATGGTGCCGGACAGCGAGTGCAGGATGCCGACCTTGATGGTCTCGGCGGCCTGCACGGTCCAGGTCAGGCCCATGGCGGCAATGGATGCCGAAAGAGTGAAAGCCTTGATCAAGCTGCGACGCTTCATGGTGCGATCTCCGATACCGATGTTTTGTTATGGGTGGCAGATGAGGGACGTTGCAGAGGTGATAGCAAGGGGTGTGCCGAACTTATCCAACCCTGATTGCCAAGGGCTCGATAAACCTGTGTGCCGATTTACTGCACCAATGTGGCGCCCGATTTCGGCGGCGGGGCACGACGATGTGCAGTTGTGGTGCTGCGGGGCGACCATTATTTATCTACCGGTCGGGCGTGGCTCTTCACTCCGAGAATGAAAGAACCGGGCGCCGTGCCCAGGCTTTTTTTTTCAGGAGTTTTCATGGCTATCAGATTGTCACGTGAAGAGCGGGCTGCCAGTTCAAACCGGGGAGCTGCCCAACTGCCGCCTTTAAGCCCTGGGTTTGTGCATGAGGTGGATGCCGCGAACTGGGCCCATCAGGAAATAGGTCAACGACGAGCCGTGGAATACGGCGGGGTTATTGTGCGAGACCCCGCAGGCCTGTATTTCGCTACCCAGCCGGTGG from Pseudomonas tolaasii NCPPB 2192 includes the following:
- a CDS encoding urease subunit gamma, which encodes MDLTPREKDKLLIFTAGLVAERRLARGVKLNYPETIAYISAALMEGARDGRTVADLMHFGTTLLSREQVMEGIPEMIPDIQVEATFPDGTKLVTVHQPIA
- the urtE gene encoding urea ABC transporter ATP-binding subunit UrtE; its protein translation is MLQVDKLHQYYGGSHILRGLSFDVKIGEVTCLLGRNGVGKTTLLKCLMGLLPAKEGAVNWEGKAITGFKPHQRVHAGIAYVPQGREIFGRLTVEENLLMGLSRFPGAEAKEVPAFIYELFPVLLQMKHRRGGDLSGGQQQQLAIGRALASRPRLLILDEPTEGIQPSVIKEIGAVIKKLAARGDMAILLVEQFYDFAAELADQYLVMSRGEIVQQGRGENMESEGVRGLVTI
- a CDS encoding GNAT family N-acetyltransferase is translated as MSAAQLRRVNAESFAHYRLGLIELLLDAVKHGASVGFMADFDETQARDYLGGVQASVEDASLLLWVVVRDEQVIASVQLALCQKANGRNRAEVQKLLVHSSARRHGLGQQLMNTLELAARQHKRGLLYLDTEAGSGAEAFYQSLRYIKIGELPDYCQSPDGRYSPTAIYFKTLGQPA
- a CDS encoding urease subunit beta produces the protein MIPGEYQIQPGDIELNAGRRTVTLSVANRGDRPIQVGSHYHFFETNDALTFDRAASRGMRLNIPAGTAVRFEPGQSREVELVDLSGGRRVFGFAGRIMGDLD
- a CDS encoding urease accessory protein UreD; translation: MTLPVPPALFTPSWHAELELGYARFGDTTRPVMRRHLGPLRVQKHLYAEGPEVCQHIIVHPPGGIAGGDRLDISAHLGAGAWAQLTSPGAAKWYRAKGPAYQHVELTVEAGATLEWLPQETIVFSAAQAELTTRIELQGDARLFYWDVVALGRPASGERFDLGHFQSHLDIRRDGQLLWHERQRIVGADGLLDSPIGLDGQPVFATLLLTADIAPELLEHCRALPHAVRGDLSQLPGLLVARCLASEALHARAWLIDLWRLLRPAVLGREAVPPRIWST
- the urtC gene encoding urea ABC transporter permease subunit UrtC — translated: MNQPLMLTATQKAGPKVTIAVGAVILALLLALPLLSLLPADNALHVSAYTLTLVGKILCYAIVALALDLVWGYAGMLSLGHGLFFALGGYAMGMYLMRQASGDELPAFMTFLSWTELPWYWAGTDHFLWAMCLVVLAPGLLALVFGFFAFRSRIKGVYFSIMTQALTFAGMLLFFRNETGFGGNNGFTNFRSILGFGITEPGTRAVLFFVTVLLLVASLYTGWRLAQSKFGRVLTALRDAENRLMFCGYDPRGFKLFVWVLSAVLCGLAGALYVPQVGIINPSEMSPTNSIEAAVWVALGGRGTLIGPLLGAGVVNGMKSWFTVAFPEYWLFFLGALFIIVTLYLPKGIIGLLKK
- a CDS encoding GNAT family N-acetyltransferase, coding for MIRDATQSDLPAIRDIYNDAVLNTTAIWNEQPVDLGNRQAWFSARHAQGYPILVSVENAEVTGYASFGDWRPFEGFRYSVEHSVYVRNDQRGKGLGPRLMEALIERARGCGKHVMVAAIESGNLASIRLHERQGFITTGQMPQVGIKFGRWLDLTFMQLTLNPGAEPPKE
- the urtA gene encoding urea ABC transporter substrate-binding protein; this encodes MKRRSLIKAFTLSASIAAMGLTWTVQAAETIKVGILHSLSGTMAISETSLKDMALMTIDEINAKGGVNGKMLEPVVVDPASNWPLFAEKGRQLLTQDKVAVVFGCWTSVSRKSVLPVFEELNGLLFYPVQYEGEEMSPNVFYTGAAPNQQAIPAVEYLMSEEGGGAKRFFLLGTDYVYPRTTNKILRSFLHAKGVADKDIEEVYTPFGHSDYQTIVANIKKFSAGGKTAVISTVNGDSNVPFYKELANQGLKATDVPVVAFSVGEEELRGIDTKPLVGNLAAWNYFQSVENPVNKKFVADWKAYAKAHNLPGADKAVTNDPMEATYVGIHMWAQAVEKAKSTDVDKVREAMAGQTFAAPSGFTLEMDKTNHHLHKPVMIGEIQSDGQFSVVWQTEKPIRAQPWSPYIPGNDKKPDYAVKSN
- the urtB gene encoding urea ABC transporter permease subunit UrtB, giving the protein MPTALYRFILTALLLLPLAAHASDAEDFLAANPMQQAKLLQDWAAQPDPARIELVDALQQGQLTVNGESKTVRLNNRLRGLIDNVQASQQLLAADPKVRLAAAVTLQKSAQPAQLKFLDQQLAAETNEDVHTALGLALANLQLVDPDPVVRLAAVRLLGGTGDPLARTRLEALLAPGVETDAAVHTAAETSLAQVKRKLMFGEILGQAFSGMSLGSILLLAALGLAITFGLLGVINMAHGEMLMLGAYSTYVVQLLMQRYVPAAIEFYPLIALPVAFFVTAAIGMALERTVIRHLYGRPLETLLATWGISLMLIQLVRLVFGAQNVEVSNPEWLSGGIQVLPNLVLPYNRIVIIAFALCVVVLTWLLLNKTRLGLNVRAVTQNRNMAACCGVPTGRVDMLAFGLGSGIAGLGGVALSQIGNVGPDLGQSYIIDSFLVVVLGGVGQLAGSVTAAFGLGIANKILEPQIGAVLGKILILALIILFIQKRPQGLFALKGRVID
- the ureC gene encoding urease subunit alpha; its protein translation is MKISKQAYADMYGPTVGDKVRLADTELFVEVEQDFTIYGEEVKFGGGKVIRDGQGQSQLLAHEVVDTLITNALIIDHWGIVKADVGLKNGRIHAIGKAGNPDVQPGVTMAIGASTEVIAGEGMILTAGGIDTHVHFICPQQIEEALTSGVTTMIGGGTGPATGTNATTCTSGPWHMARMLQASDSFPMNIGFTGKGNASLPEPLIEQVKAGAIGLKLHEDWGTTPASIDNCLSVADEYDVQVAIHSDTLNESGFVEATLAALKGRTIHTYHTEGAGGGHAPDIIKACGFPNVLPSSTNPTRPFTRNTIDEHLDMLMVCHHLDPSIAEDVAFAESRIRRETIAAEDILHDLGAFSMISSDSQAMGRVGEVITRTWQTADKMKKQRGPLPGDGPGNDNFRAKRYIAKYTINPAITHGVSHIVGSIEVGKWADLVLWRPAFFGIKPTLILKGGAIASSLMGDINGSIPTPQPVHYRPMFASFGSSLHATSLTFISQAAQDAGLPEALGLKKQIAVVKGCREVQKTDLIHNDYLPDIEVDPQTYQVKADGKLLWCEPADVLPMAQRYFLF
- the urtD gene encoding urea ABC transporter ATP-binding protein UrtD; the encoded protein is MLEPILDAGSGRDAIGIGQAAGKGLNTRHGTILTLEDISVSFDGFKALNDLNLYIGVGELRCIIGPNGAGKTTLMDVITGKTRPSHGNAWFGETLDLTGMSEVQIAQAGIGRKFQKPTVFEALSVFENLELAQKTDKSVWASLRARLSGEQKDRIAEVLDTIRLSTSAQRPAGLLSHGQKQFLEIGMLLMQDPQLLLLDEPVAGMTDAETEFTAELFKRLAGKHSLMVVEHDMGFVGSIADHVTVLHQGSVLAEGSLEQVQENERVIEVYLGR